In Falco cherrug isolate bFalChe1 chromosome 5, bFalChe1.pri, whole genome shotgun sequence, one DNA window encodes the following:
- the DNAJB9 gene encoding dnaJ homolog subfamily B member 9 — translation MATTQSVFTFALCILMITELILATESYYDILGVPKNASDRQIKKAFHKLAMKYHPDKNKSPGAEAKFREIAEAYETLSDENKRREYDQFGRHGGQGNSGSPFHQSFNFNFDDLFKDFDLFSQNSRSKKHFENHFRSHREAHNRQRRSFQEFSFGGGLFDDVFENMEKMFSFSDFENAHRHAVRTDTRFHGSSKHCRTVTQRRGNMVTTYTDCSGQ, via the exons ATGGCCACTACTCAATCTGTCTTCACATTTGCTCTCTGCATTTTAATGATAACTGAATTAATACTGGCCACAGAGAGCTATTACGATATCTTAGGAGTTCCAAAAAATGCATCGGACCGCCAGATCAAGAAGGCATTTCACAAGCTGGCTATGAAGTACCACCCAGACAAAAATAAGAGTCCTGGTGCAGAAGCGAAATTTAGAGAAATTGCTGAAG cATATGAAACATTATCAGATGAGAATAAACGAAGAGAATATGATCAGTTTGGCCGTCACGGAGGACAAGGAAATAGTGGAAGCCCATTCCATCAGTCATTTAATTTCAACTTTGATGATCTGTTCAAAGACTTTGACCTCTTTAGTCAAAACTCACGGTcaaaaaagcactttgaaaatcaCTTCCGAAGTCATCGGGAAGCTCACAATCGGCAAAGACGTTCTTTCCAAGAGTTCTCCTTTGGAGGTGGACTGTTTGATGATGTGtttgaaaatatggaaaaaatgttttcgTTTAGTGACTTTGAAAATGCACACCGACATGCGGTGCGAACTGATACCAGGTTTCACGGATCCAGCAAGCACTGTAGGACTGTCACTCAGAGACGAGGAAACATGGTTACTACATATACGGACTGTTCTGGACAataa
- the THAP5 gene encoding THAP domain-containing protein 5 isoform X1, protein MPRYCAASCCKNRGGQSARDQRKLSFYPFPLHDKERLEKWLRNMKRDAWTPSKHQLLCSDHFTPDSLDVRWGIRYLKHTAVPTIFASPDDEEKDFSQNSPQELKTKDTEETNTKVVSEKASVSLEPCTPKKNPVSAENVGEEAEVVCSAVLSKPLQIQNLQLQNREGFQADSVALDSSSKQHIHQPNPVLMAAAVQSMEATSVCSSVEDPVGCTATVLQFTDPDYINSSLKLKNALGSITDYAVENPDSHVVGCSLEVQPTSENAVLLSTVTQTIEQFSGSEESVIAIIVPAESPEDPEIVNTTFLPIKQEFLDTEETETDKPVYMNAYGGSEVLQTEHSYCKQDIDRDHLWQKISKLHSKITLLEMQEIKTLGRLRSLEALIGQLKQENLLSEEKLKIVENCFTTLEVTMLQ, encoded by the exons ATGCCGCGGTACTGCGCCGCGTCCTGCTGCAAGAACCGAGGGGGCCAAAGCGCCAGGGACCAGCGCAAGCTGAGCTTCTACCC atttcCACTTCATGATAAAGAGAGACTGGAGAAATGGTTACGGAATATGAAACGAGATGCATGGACTCCAAGTAAGCACCAGCTTCTATGCAGTGATCATTTTACCCCTGATTCCCTTGATGTGCGATGGGGTATACGATACTTGAAACATACTGCTGTACCAACAATTTTCGCTTCCCCAGATGATGAG gagaaagatttttctcagaACAGCCCACAGGAGCTAAAGAcaaaagacacagaagaaacaaatacaaaggTCGTGTCAGAGAAAGCATCTGTATCACTTGAACCCTGTACGCCAAAGAAAAATCCTGTAAGTGCAGAAAATGTAGGTGAAGAAGCAGAAGTAGTTTGCTCAGCTGTTTTGAGTAAACCTTTACAAATTCAAAACCTGCAACTTCAAAACAGAGAAGGCTTTCAGGCAGACAGTGTTGCTCTTGATAGTTCATCTAAGCAGCATATACATCAACCTAATCCTGTTTTAATGGCAGCAGCAGTTCAAAGCATGGAAGCTACCAGTGTTTGCTCTTCTGTAGAGGATCCAGTAGGTTGTACAGCTACAGTTTTGCAATTTACAGACCCTGACTACATTAATTCAtctctgaaactgaaaaatgctttagGTTCAATTACTGACTATGCAGTTGAAAATCCTGACTCTCATGTGGTAGGTTGCTCGCTTGAAGTACAACCAACaagtgaaaatgcagttttactgAGTACAGTCACACAAACTATTGAACAGTTCAGCGGAAGTGAAGAATCTGTCATCGCTATTATTGTGCCAGCTGAGAGTCCAGAAGACCCTGAAATAGTAAATACTACTTTCCTGCCTATTAAGCAAGAGTTTCTTGACACAGAGGAGACAGAAACAGATAAACCTGTCTATATGAATGCATATGGTGGAAGTGAAGTATTACAAACTGAGCATTCATACTGCAAACAAGACATAGACAGAGATCACCTTTGGcaaaaaatttcaaagctgCACTCTAAGATAACTCTACTTGAAATGCAGGAGATAAAAACTTTGGGGAGACTCAGATCCTTGGAAGCTCTTATTGGACAACTGAAGCAAGAAAAcctgctttctgaagaaaagttgAAGATTGTAGAAAACTGCTTTACAACACTCGAGGTGACTATGTTACAGTAA
- the THAP5 gene encoding THAP domain-containing protein 5 isoform X2: MKRDAWTPSKHQLLCSDHFTPDSLDVRWGIRYLKHTAVPTIFASPDDEEKDFSQNSPQELKTKDTEETNTKVVSEKASVSLEPCTPKKNPVSAENVGEEAEVVCSAVLSKPLQIQNLQLQNREGFQADSVALDSSSKQHIHQPNPVLMAAAVQSMEATSVCSSVEDPVGCTATVLQFTDPDYINSSLKLKNALGSITDYAVENPDSHVVGCSLEVQPTSENAVLLSTVTQTIEQFSGSEESVIAIIVPAESPEDPEIVNTTFLPIKQEFLDTEETETDKPVYMNAYGGSEVLQTEHSYCKQDIDRDHLWQKISKLHSKITLLEMQEIKTLGRLRSLEALIGQLKQENLLSEEKLKIVENCFTTLEVTMLQ; encoded by the exons ATGAAACGAGATGCATGGACTCCAAGTAAGCACCAGCTTCTATGCAGTGATCATTTTACCCCTGATTCCCTTGATGTGCGATGGGGTATACGATACTTGAAACATACTGCTGTACCAACAATTTTCGCTTCCCCAGATGATGAG gagaaagatttttctcagaACAGCCCACAGGAGCTAAAGAcaaaagacacagaagaaacaaatacaaaggTCGTGTCAGAGAAAGCATCTGTATCACTTGAACCCTGTACGCCAAAGAAAAATCCTGTAAGTGCAGAAAATGTAGGTGAAGAAGCAGAAGTAGTTTGCTCAGCTGTTTTGAGTAAACCTTTACAAATTCAAAACCTGCAACTTCAAAACAGAGAAGGCTTTCAGGCAGACAGTGTTGCTCTTGATAGTTCATCTAAGCAGCATATACATCAACCTAATCCTGTTTTAATGGCAGCAGCAGTTCAAAGCATGGAAGCTACCAGTGTTTGCTCTTCTGTAGAGGATCCAGTAGGTTGTACAGCTACAGTTTTGCAATTTACAGACCCTGACTACATTAATTCAtctctgaaactgaaaaatgctttagGTTCAATTACTGACTATGCAGTTGAAAATCCTGACTCTCATGTGGTAGGTTGCTCGCTTGAAGTACAACCAACaagtgaaaatgcagttttactgAGTACAGTCACACAAACTATTGAACAGTTCAGCGGAAGTGAAGAATCTGTCATCGCTATTATTGTGCCAGCTGAGAGTCCAGAAGACCCTGAAATAGTAAATACTACTTTCCTGCCTATTAAGCAAGAGTTTCTTGACACAGAGGAGACAGAAACAGATAAACCTGTCTATATGAATGCATATGGTGGAAGTGAAGTATTACAAACTGAGCATTCATACTGCAAACAAGACATAGACAGAGATCACCTTTGGcaaaaaatttcaaagctgCACTCTAAGATAACTCTACTTGAAATGCAGGAGATAAAAACTTTGGGGAGACTCAGATCCTTGGAAGCTCTTATTGGACAACTGAAGCAAGAAAAcctgctttctgaagaaaagttgAAGATTGTAGAAAACTGCTTTACAACACTCGAGGTGACTATGTTACAGTAA